A section of the Bacillus pumilus genome encodes:
- a CDS encoding LacI family DNA-binding transcriptional regulator, which yields MTTLKDIAHNAKVSVSTVSRVLNGDQTLAVSHATRQNILDIAKKLNYTPVRARKADQAEEKSPSESPIIGIVVAQSIDEELNDPFFSSIRKGIEKEYAKQGLSTLHTFRLRSMDQGAMLKDIDGLIVIGRISPDTVEKMTNRMEHIVFINHYADEDLYDCVHVDFVRAADRAIRHLQSLGYTHLGYIGGKEREHYFEGNAVIEDERQTTFMKRMQEAGGLHLDDIHIGEYSMQEGYTLMQQAIKKGNLPQAFFIGSDSMAIGAMRALNEAGLRVPSDVSIVGFNDIEAASFSSPPLTTVKVYTEEMGEVGLKLLLERINGRKLPLKVVVPTKLIERGSTCLVHERG from the coding sequence ATGACCACACTCAAAGATATTGCTCATAATGCAAAAGTGTCCGTTTCTACTGTATCCCGTGTGTTAAATGGCGATCAAACCCTTGCCGTTTCTCACGCAACAAGACAAAACATCCTCGACATTGCAAAGAAGTTAAACTATACCCCAGTGAGAGCAAGAAAAGCCGATCAAGCAGAGGAAAAAAGCCCATCTGAATCCCCAATCATCGGTATCGTTGTCGCTCAATCCATTGACGAAGAATTAAATGATCCCTTTTTCTCATCGATTCGAAAAGGAATTGAAAAAGAATATGCCAAACAAGGGCTGTCCACCCTCCATACCTTTCGCCTAAGAAGCATGGATCAAGGGGCGATGCTAAAGGATATTGATGGTTTGATCGTCATTGGCCGAATCAGTCCAGATACGGTTGAAAAAATGACAAATCGAATGGAACACATTGTTTTTATCAATCATTATGCGGATGAGGATTTGTATGATTGTGTACATGTTGATTTTGTCAGAGCGGCAGATCGAGCCATTCGCCATTTGCAATCGCTTGGCTATACACATTTAGGCTATATTGGTGGAAAGGAGCGAGAGCATTATTTCGAAGGGAATGCTGTGATTGAGGACGAAAGACAAACGACGTTTATGAAAAGAATGCAAGAAGCAGGTGGTCTTCATCTGGATGACATCCATATCGGGGAATACTCCATGCAAGAAGGCTATACGCTCATGCAGCAGGCCATTAAAAAGGGGAACCTGCCACAAGCCTTTTTTATCGGAAGTGATTCAATGGCGATCGGTGCAATGCGTGCGCTCAACGAAGCCGGTCTACGTGTACCTTCAGACGTATCCATCGTTGGGTTTAATGACATTGAAGCGGCTTCATTTTCAAGTCCGCCACTTACAACCGTCAAAGTATATACAGAAGAAATGGGGGAAGTCGGTCTGAAGCTTTTGCTTGAGAGAATAAACGGCAGAAAGCTTCCTCTAAAAGTCGTCGTGCCAACAAAACTCATCGAACGGGGCAGCACATGTCTCGTCCATGAAAGGGGGTGA
- the alsE gene encoding D-allulose 6-phosphate 3-epimerase has product MSAIFSPSLMCMDLTHFREHIHILNTRADRYHVDVMDGHYVKNITLSPFFIEQLRKLTDKPIDVHLMAESPQEFLIDACIDAGASMVCLHPEVVQRDVFRIIRHIHQRDCEVGFVLNPATPIAVLDSYLHLIDRVTIMTIDPGFAGQPFIKEMLQKIKQVKEVKEKKGYSFSIEVDGSCNEHTFRQLAEAGNEIYIIGNSGLFGLHQQLDTAWETMKQLFSKETASIESH; this is encoded by the coding sequence ATGTCAGCCATTTTTTCACCGTCACTGATGTGCATGGATTTAACGCACTTCCGCGAACATATTCATATTCTCAACACAAGAGCAGATCGATATCATGTCGATGTCATGGATGGTCATTACGTGAAAAATATCACCTTATCACCTTTTTTCATAGAACAGCTCCGAAAATTGACAGACAAACCAATTGATGTGCATCTTATGGCTGAATCCCCCCAAGAATTTTTAATTGATGCCTGCATTGATGCAGGCGCAAGCATGGTCTGCTTACACCCAGAGGTCGTGCAAAGAGACGTTTTTAGGATCATTCGGCATATCCATCAAAGAGACTGCGAGGTTGGCTTTGTCTTAAATCCCGCCACACCAATTGCAGTGTTAGATTCCTATCTACATTTAATAGACCGAGTGACGATCATGACGATTGATCCAGGCTTTGCAGGACAGCCTTTTATTAAAGAAATGCTACAGAAAATTAAACAGGTGAAAGAGGTAAAAGAGAAGAAAGGATACTCATTTTCAATTGAAGTAGACGGCTCCTGTAATGAGCACACGTTCCGGCAGCTTGCTGAGGCTGGAAATGAGATCTATATTATCGGCAACTCAGGTTTATTCGGACTTCACCAGCAACTCGATACGGCTTGGGAGACAATGAAGCAATTGTTTTCAAAAGAAACAGCATCAATTGAATCACATTAG